The region ATCAGCTGCTGCTGGAGAATGGTAACCAGGTTGCTGACGATGTAGTACATAACCAGACCTGACGGGAACCACAGGAAGAAGACCGTAAAGATGACCGGCATGTAGGTCATGATCTTCTGCTGCATTGGGTCGGTCACGGTGGTTGGCGACATCTTCTGGATGAAGAACATCGTCACGCCCATCAGGATCGGTAGGATGTAGTACGGGTCTTGTGCAGACAGGTCATGAATCCACAGCGCGAACGGCGCGTGGCGCAGTTCAACGGAGCCCATCAGCATGTAATACAGCGCCAGGAAGATTGGCATCTGAATCAGCAGTGGGAAGCAGCCACCCAGCGGGTTCACTTTCTCTGACTTGTACAGCGCCATCATTTCTTGGCTCATGCGCTGTTTGTCATCACCAATACGCTCACGCATTGCCTGCAATTTAGGTTGCAGTAAGCGCATTTTCGCCATGGAAGTGTATTGCGCTTTCGTCAGCGGATACATCACACCGCGCACGATAAAGGTAATGGCAATGATGGAGAAGCCCCAGTTGCCGATAAAGCCGTGCAGGAATTTCAGCAGCTTAAACAACGGCTGAGAAATAAACCACAGCCAGCCGTAATCTACCGTCAGATCCAGATGTGGTGCGACAGCAGCCATCTTGTCCTGAATTTCTGGACCGACCCACAGGGTGGCGTTCAGATTTTGCTGGCTGCCAGCGGCAACAACAACGGGGGCAGCCTTGAAGCCAATCGCAGCCTGACCGTTGCCCAGCTTGCTGGTATAGAAGGTATTCGCGCCTGCCGTCGTTGGAATCCACGCCGTTGCGAAGTACTGTTGCAGCATTGCCACCCAACCACTGTTAGTGGTGATGTTCAGGTTTTCATCCATGTCGCTGAAGCTGTACTTTTTGTACTTGTCTTCGCTGGAAGAGAACGCCGCGCCACGATAGGTGTGCAGGGCAAAGTTGCTGCTGCCGGTATCGCGATGCTTAGGCAACTCCGTAGACTGTTTTAACTGACCGAACAGCGTCAGTTCCAGAGGCTGAGCGCTGGTGTTATTGACGCTGTAGTCAACATTCAGCGCATAGTCGCCACGTTTCAGAACAAACGTTTTGGTGTAGGTTACGCCATCCGCAGCGGTGTACGTCATCGGAATGCGCAGTTCGCTCTGACCATCGGCCAGCTCGAAGCTATCTTGTGTGGTAGTAAACAGCGGACGTGGGCCGTTAGCCGGGTTGTCTGGGCCGTTTTTGCCAGTCAAACCGCTCTGAGCCTGATAGACAAACTCTGGTGTGGTTTCCAGCAGATGGAAAGGTTTGTCTGAACCCAATGTATCTGGGTAAGCCAGCAGGTGTGCTTGCTCGACATCGCCGCCACGCGTGTTGATGGTCA is a window of Pectobacterium punjabense DNA encoding:
- the yidC gene encoding membrane protein insertase YidC, which codes for MDSQRNLLLIALLFVTFMLWQAWETDKNPPATTQAIQQATNAATGDATNQGVPASGQGKLITVKTDVLSLTINTRGGDVEQAHLLAYPDTLGSDKPFHLLETTPEFVYQAQSGLTGKNGPDNPANGPRPLFTTTQDSFELADGQSELRIPMTYTAADGVTYTKTFVLKRGDYALNVDYSVNNTSAQPLELTLFGQLKQSTELPKHRDTGSSNFALHTYRGAAFSSSEDKYKKYSFSDMDENLNITTNSGWVAMLQQYFATAWIPTTAGANTFYTSKLGNGQAAIGFKAAPVVVAAGSQQNLNATLWVGPEIQDKMAAVAPHLDLTVDYGWLWFISQPLFKLLKFLHGFIGNWGFSIIAITFIVRGVMYPLTKAQYTSMAKMRLLQPKLQAMRERIGDDKQRMSQEMMALYKSEKVNPLGGCFPLLIQMPIFLALYYMLMGSVELRHAPFALWIHDLSAQDPYYILPILMGVTMFFIQKMSPTTVTDPMQQKIMTYMPVIFTVFFLWFPSGLVMYYIVSNLVTILQQQLIYRGLEKRGLHSREKK